The Vigna angularis cultivar LongXiaoDou No.4 chromosome 9, ASM1680809v1, whole genome shotgun sequence DNA window atttttaaatagatatctgtattaatattttagaatataattttatttgaatgtatACTTTAAGATTAACATGTATTTGAAAAGGtaattttttagataattttgtttcaaattaattttttaaccaCCACCGAAAGGTTAAAAAAGGTTATCCATAACTTTTAGAGGTAATCCAATGTACAATGAGAAGATAATCTTAGACATGAATAATTACTCTTTATATATCCTTTTAGACATGTaatgaaatcatttttttaaattatttcccaattttttttaatttgtatttctaATTCGTGTAAAAACAAACGTTAActtattaattatctttttttacttatttttttaagaatttttttcctttcaaaatGTTTATGGAGAAGCTACTCCAAATACATTATACTCATACTTTTGGTTTATATATGtaagtaaatttgttttttatttatatatttaaaagatactTGTAGTCTTTGAATACTATTTCTAATCTCTttccaattttataaatttatatcttagaggataaaaaatatatttataaatactaaaaaaatatttataaaaaataaacaaatattgaaATCATGTATCTAGAAACTAAAtggatattttttaagtatagaaaagagaaaaccTAAAACATCAATAACAGAGGTAGtcttaagttaaaataaatgtgGCTGATAACTTATGTAATGAACAATATTGCAGCCATTGACAGGTTATGGAGTGTCTAAAGTGTTGGAATCTGGACATCCAGATTATAAGAAAGGTGATTTGGTTTGGGGAATTACCAAATGGGAAGAGTATAGCTTTATCTCCCCATCTCAAATATGTTTCAAAATTGAGCACACTGATGTCCCACTTTCCTACTACACTGGAATTCTTGGTACGTATATATTCaacaatttcaatttattttcatcttagTGAGTGATGCACATTAAAAATTGGAGGAGGTTATCCAGCTACTTTTTCCTACAATGCTTTTGCTTGCATTTTCAATGTTCAATCAAAGTTATGTTGAAATTAATCCTTTATTCATTACATATGTATATTTGTTTGTTACATTACAGCCACATCTTTCCTCTCATATTTTTACCTAAGAAGTGGTACACTTCTAAATAATGGTCTTGACACGTAGCCATGTCAGATACTTATTCATGTCTGAATCTGCATGCACATTCTGTTTCACCTGAATGAATCTTATCAAGTTTGCATGCAAGCTTATGATATGGCAAGGTTTTATAATATAACTTAGTTGAGCCTTTTTACCcatcttattttcttctctgaATGAATCTCAGCAAGCTTGTACGGAAGCTTATGGATGTTCTTGCatgattttatcattttgtCGGGCCTTTTGACCCATAACCTTTTATTTTCTGGTCACAGGTATGCCTGGGATGACTGCTTATGTTGGTTTCTTCGAAATAGGTTCTccaaaaaaaggagaaaatgtttttgtttcagCTGCCTCTGGTGCTGTTGGTCAACTTGTTGGCCAATTTGCCAAGTTGAGCGGTTGTTATGTTGTTGGAAGTGCTGGAAGCAAAGAGAAGGTATttgttcaattattattattattattagatgtttctatataaattattattagtttcatAACATTTAGGTATTCATTGTATTGTTTAACagacaattattttcaattagCCTAATTACAACAACAACGAAATCCTTTTCTTTCAATTATAAATCATTTAGGCATGTTGCATACTTCTGTGATTTTTCTAGATTGTTGGAGAAACTAAAGTACATGAAGTTTGTTTCAGTCAATGCaagttattactattattatttataattttcactctgaaaatatattttatacttgaAAAAGGTGTTTTGTTTTCATCAGTAAAAGAGATTCATGAAGAGAATTGTTTCAGAAAGCATTGATGGTGAAACCTTTTTAATCGGAAACATTGTTGTAAAGCAGTATGATGAACAAGGTTAGAAATTCATGCACTAAAATGAATGTGGCTTGCAACCAGGTGGATCTGCTGAAGAATAAGTTAGGATTTGATGAAGCTTTTAACTACAAGGAGGAGCCAGACCTCGATGCAGCTTTGAAAAGGTTAGTATGCAACATTATCCTTACAGAGAAATTTGAGTTTATATTGTTTGTTTCCATAAAGAAAATGTTAGAAGTTAGTGTAGCTGATATCAGAAGCAATAGTAGTGAgtggtgaatttgaaaatcAGGTACTTTGGAGAAGGCATTGACATATACTTTGAGAATGTTGGGGGGAAGACACTTGATGCAGTACTCCCAAATATGAGACTCCATAGTCGAATACCTGTTTGTGGAATGATCTCACAGTACAATCTTGCTCAACCAGAAGGTGTAACAAATTTAGCACATCTCATATTTAAGAGGATTAAAATGGAAGGGTTTATTGTAAATGATTTCTACCATTCATATTCCAAATTCTTGGAGTTTGTTTTGCCTCATATTAGAGAAGGGAAGGTTGTGTATGTGGAAGACATTGCTGAGGGTCTTGAGAATGGCCCTGCAGCATTGGTTGGCCTCTTTAGTGGTCGCAATGTCGGCAAACAAGTGGTGGTTGTGGCTCGTGAGTAAAATTCTATAAGTAGAAACATTGTAGCATCTGATCTTTAGTTCTgaactttttgttttcttttggcCAGTGAATCTAgtttttatgttatattgtatCAGCTTCCCTTTTTGTTCATAGTATTTGATTACTGTATGAGTGGCATTCTGTGATTAGTAAATTCTAGTTTATGCAGCTTTGCTATTTCTAATCTGTTTTATATTTACAAGTATATTTTGCTGATAAAAGactatatatttacaaatatatgcTGATCCTTATGGTGTTCtaataatgtttaaaatgttaaaataatatttggtcaattaaaatttatataagtatataaaaCCGATACTTCTgtgataattattttcttaatgatTAACTAATAGATTAAGAcattagtacaaaattatcataatAGGTTTCGGTTTTGATAAAAACACAGTATAAAATAACAcgacatttttataaattttatagataTATAGGTTTCGATTTTCAAAGaatcaaaatcatatatatcttttgatttgggttaataaaaaactaaagtctaaaaatttgttaaaatttcaaaatatttcaaaaacaattgtgcctttttatttatttatctaaaacgGATATATAACTTTGGTTACATGATTAACGAAAGTCATATTTCgattttgttttagttgtttGACTAACCAAAGTCTAAAGTTCtgtcaatttttaaaatatttcaaaaactgatgcttattttttatttattcaactAAATTGGACTTATGACTTCAATTTTTTTGCATAATAGATGTTATAGAGTCTTTCAAAATTAacagttttaaattattacttgtTTGAACAAGACCTATGGCTTCAAGTTTCTGTAAAATCGATGTCATAGAGTCTTTCAAAactgatatttttaaattattacttgtCTAAACAGGTCCTATGGCTTCATTCATGTGCACAATGAAGTACCTCGACCTTGTAAATGATTCTGAATCATAGTTGTTTTTAACGTGCTATTCAGAGGGTATACTATAGTGTTTATAAGAACTTCCTTAGTTGAATAAGAATCGTTTAGTGCAAAAGTTTCTTATATGTAGAAAACAAAATGCAGTTGCAAGTTTTATAAGAAAAACGTTTAGACAAAAGGTCAACAACaattgcacaaatatttttatactagttcactccaAATGAGTTACGTTCAGTCTCCTCTACAAAGGGTTTCACTATAATCTTTAACAAGATTACAAGTGAGTATTCGTGTaagaactaagaaaaaaaaaataaataaaataataaatagtaagttaatatttgaaatgtgtgaatttatatactttatatatttattatatggtcaatatatcaataaattCAGCTTGGTCTTGTGGTGTATGTGTTAATTGTGTATGCATAGCTTGATGGATGCGCCTTCGAACCTTCAAGTGGGCTAacttttacatattttcttaaaaatgtatttttttggaggtttcaagaaataaaaataaaaaggaggaCTGGTAGAAAAAGGGGGGGGAGCGTTTTTGAGAGGGAAGAGAGAAGACCAGAGAGAGAGAAACTCACCCATCTtcattcttcttctccttcaattatttttctttgtttcttctttaGAATCAAAAGTTCTTTTGACccaattgtttttcttcttcaaatttgGGTTTTTTCCTCTTTCTCGGACCAAACCCTAGAACAGTGAGCAATGAAGATTGAAggcttagtttttttttttatttttttgtgcgAGGGAGAGCACCAAATGTTGAATCCGAGTAAGATCGGTGGTTAGTGTGAGGCACTAAGAGAATCAGTTTGCGAGTCAAAGAGAGAACACAGGACTGGGAGAGCAAGATACATAATGTTCGAACCAAGGGTTACCGTAAAGAGGAGGAACAggtatggggaactaaactgcTTCTAGATATTTAACAGTGTTTTCCTGTGTGCATACTTGCAATTTTGATTCAGGAATAAATGGTGTTTCGGATTGCTTGTGTTTGATACTTGAATGATGGGTCTGAATTGCATATTGAGCAATAACATgtgcatatatattttttttaagatgatATACTTACCATGTGAAAACAAGGTATATAAATCTGTGATTTAATGTCTATATGTTGTTTTCGGTTGCTACAATGGGGTTATTTACCCGACGGGAATTCAGTGGGGTAAGTTTAGGTTAGAGTTGAGTTATTGTGCATAATATGACTTTTCATTGATGATTCACTTGGATCAGTGTATCAGAACCAGTATAACGTTAATGAACTAAACATCTAATACTCTAAGGGGGCTGATGGTCGTgtaatcttaattatataaattgtaacaGAAATAATGGGTATGTAATTATCTCCGCAATAGGTATAAATGGAAATAAAGGGGAGGAAGTCGTGCTCTGTTTGTTATTGTGACTTGGTTTTAGAGTTggttatatatatgttttgttaGTATGATAAATGAgtttcttcttccttaattttAAACAATGCAATGTAAATGAGATAATTACATACTTAGAAATTGTTGGGTATGTAATTCATATTCTATTTAACTTGAAATAACTGGTCCAAACATAAGAGAATCTCACTCTTAGAATGGTTGTGCACACGATTTACATTTCTTGATGATCAAACGTTGAGAAATTTGCATGAATGAGTAAAATAGATATAATGTACGCATGATGTAATACAATGTATTGTTTAAGTGTATTTAGAGTTACAGGTTACTGTTTTGAAGGAATATAGGAATTGGAAATGAGTCTAAAGTGATtgaacttaattaaattaaagagtTATCTTAAGGAATTACACTTTGTGGCTGAATGAATGTGACTAGTTGGTAAATCTGGTTTAGGAAATGCAAACTACCTAAATACCGTGCTGTCCTGCTATAAAATTTTTTCAGAAATATCTCAGTGTCTTtgtatataaactatttaaataccTTGTTGTCTTGCTATAAAA harbors:
- the LOC108347718 gene encoding 2-alkenal reductase (NADP(+)-dependent), with protein sequence MAEVRNKRVVLRDYVVGFPKESDMKIVEGRIKLKLPEGSDKVIVKNLYLSCDPVMRVLMIKMEAIDVYHHYTPDAPLTGYGVSKVLESGHPDYKKGDLVWGITKWEEYSFISPSQICFKIEHTDVPLSYYTGILGMPGMTAYVGFFEIGSPKKGENVFVSAASGAVGQLVGQFAKLSGCYVVGSAGSKEKVDLLKNKLGFDEAFNYKEEPDLDAALKRYFGEGIDIYFENVGGKTLDAVLPNMRLHSRIPVCGMISQYNLAQPEGVTNLAHLIFKRIKMEGFIVNDFYHSYSKFLEFVLPHIREGKVVYVEDIAEGLENGPAALVGLFSGRNVGKQVVVVARE